In the Diprion similis isolate iyDipSimi1 chromosome 2, iyDipSimi1.1, whole genome shotgun sequence genome, one interval contains:
- the LOC124411946 gene encoding ATP-dependent DNA helicase PIF1 gives MDSANSLKCAVTLQYLNNQGSLSNKVSHSSATLRLFRNGTRQMLIEIQPDKRNGRVELSLTGFTVFKKFITEGKASIKFLEQNCTLFMSNAPPAQLISFLKMIFVKMTGQPGKNPSQNPLRDQLLSNKPLQAVQEISPATSAEVNKAKEKAICVSRATFTTPSPSNVRKRKIIDHSQPKIPLVKKLYNNPTVCNLTEEQTAVLNAAIAGQSLFFTGSAGTGKSFLLKRIIAALPPDVTAATASTGVAACHIGGITLHQFAGIGIGSASLEKCYELASRPTAAQIWRKTKHLVIDEISMVDGDYFDKIEAVARRIRKNDKPFGGIQLILCGDFLQLPPVTKVADKMRFCFQSKSWKECVKHTFELQKVHRQNDPTFISILNNIRIGRVTDEIAKILVATSSQQIEKDGILATRLCSHINDANLINESKLEQLDGECRTFLAEDSDTYMTKTLDQQLPVTSKLDLKVGAQVMLLKNISIADGLVNGARGIVIKFVEDAPVVRFRCGKEYRAKLDKWTIKTAAGAVISRKQIPLKLAWAFSIHKSQGLTLDCVEMSLGRVFDAGQAYVALSRAQNLQALRVLDFSANQVWANPVVLEFYKKFRRHLREMEMIPLGKKPRK, from the coding sequence ATGGACTCTGCAAATTCGTTGAAATGTGCTGTGACTTTACAATACCTCAACAATCAAGGATCCTTGTCAAACAAAGTGTCCCACAGTTCGGCGACATTGCGTTTATTTCGCAATGGTACGCGACAAATGCTCATAGAAATCCAACCGGACAAACGCAACGGCCGAGTAGAATTGTCGCTCACAGGCTTTACTGTGTTCAAAAAGTTTATAACCGAAGGCAAGGCGTCAATTAAATTCTTAGAACAGAATTGCACCCTGTTCATGTCTAATGCCCCGCCAGCGCAGCTGATATCATTCCTCAAAATGATATTCGTCAAAATGACCGGTCAACCGGGTAAGAATCCATCTCAAAATCCACTGCGTGATCAGCTCCTGTCCAACAAGCCGCTGCAAGCGGTCCAAGAAATAAGTCCAGCCACATCCGCCGAGGTAAACAAAGCCAAGGAAAAAGCAATTTGTGTTTCGCGGGCCACATTCACTACCCCATCACCCTCCAATGTgaggaaacgaaaaatcatCGATCACAGTCAACCGAAAATTCCATTAGTTAAGAAACTCTATAATAATCCAACCGTCTGCAACCTTACTGAGGAGCAAACAGCTGTTCTAAACGCTGCTATTGCTGGGCAAAGCTTATTCTTCACTGGCTCGGCAGGTACCGGGAAATCTTTTCTGCTCAAAAGAATTATCGCTGCCTTGCCACCCGACGTTACTGCCGCCACAGCTAGTACAGGTGTAGCTGCTTGCCACATCGGGGGAATAACGCTGCATCAATTCGCTGGTATCGGTATCGGTTCTGCATCTCTAGAGAAGTGCTATGAGTTAGCATCGAGGCCGACAGCAGCTCAGATTTGGCGGAAGACCAAGCATCTCGTTATTGATGAAATATCTATGGTTGATGGTGATTATTTTGACAAAATCGAAGCTGTTGCCAGGAGGATAAGAAAGAACGACAAACCATTCGGGGGAATACAGCTTATTCTTTGCGGAGATTTCCTGCAGCTTCCTCCGGTTACCAAAGTTGCAGATAAGATGAGGTTCTGCTTCCAAAGCAAGTCTTGGAAAGAGTGTGTTAAACACACTTTTGAACTCCAAAAAGTTCACAGACAAAATGATCCGACTTTTATCAGcattttgaataatatcaGGATAGGAAGAGTCACTGATGAAATTGCGAAAATTCTTGTGGCAACATCTAGTCAACAGATTGAGAAAGATGGAATTCTGGCTACCAGACTATGCTCGCATATCAACGACGCCAACCTAATTAACGAGTCTAAACTGGAACAGCTGGATGGAGAATGCAGGACATTCTTAGCCGAGGACTCTGATACTTATATGACCAAGACTCTCGATCAGCAGCTACCGGTTACCAGTAAATTAGACTTGAAAGTCGGGGCCCAAGTTATGCTCCTGAAAAACATAAGCATTGCTGATGGTTTAGTAAATGGAGCTAGAGGCATAGTAATTAAATTTGTAGAAGATGCCCCAGTAGTTCGTTTTCGATGTGGCAAAGAGTATAGAGCAAAATTAGATAAATGGACAATAAAAACGGCTGCCGGTGCAGTTATTTCTAGGAAACAAATTCCACTGAAACTTGCCTGGGCGTTTTCAATCCATAAAAGTCAAGGGCTTACTTTAGATTGTGTTGAAATGAGCCTTGGGCGAGTTTTTGATGCTGGGCAAGCTTATGTCGCACTGTCTAGGGCCCAAAACCTGCAAGCTTTAAGAGTTTTGGATTTCAGTGCTAACCAAGTGTGGGCTAATCCAGTTGTACTTGAATTTTACAAGAAGTTCAGAAGACATTTAAGAGAGATGGAAATGATACCACTTGGGAAAAAGCCACGTAAATAG